The following coding sequences are from one Polynucleobacter sp. JS-JIR-II-50 window:
- a CDS encoding high-potential iron-sulfur protein, with the protein MKNSRRQFMILSAAGACTLALNGKVQAQAMVAETDPQAAALGYKADASKVDKAKYAKYAAGQQCSNCALFQGKADAAAGGCSLFAGKQVAGKGWCSAYAKKA; encoded by the coding sequence ATGAAAAATAGTCGTCGCCAATTTATGATTTTGTCTGCTGCTGGTGCCTGTACTTTGGCATTGAACGGTAAAGTTCAAGCTCAAGCTATGGTTGCAGAAACTGATCCACAAGCTGCTGCATTGGGCTATAAGGCTGATGCCTCCAAGGTAGATAAAGCAAAGTACGCTAAGTATGCTGCTGGTCAACAATGCAGCAACTGTGCATTGTTCCAAGGTAAAGCTGACGCAGCTGCAGGCGGTTGCTCATTGTTTGCTGGCAAGCAAGTTGCTGGTAAAGGCTGGTGCTCTGCTTACGCTAAGAAGGCGTAA
- a CDS encoding HPP family protein encodes MQRYAFYLGGDQPPVAMVERVRSGFGVFIGLMLVLTTAKYLGELGGIDEWLMASLGASALLVFVLPGSPMAQPWAVIAGNTLSALVGICIAHLVGEPLIAMPLAASLSILGMFFLRCLHPPAAAVSLIVVLGHVLHFRYAFFPVMVDSILLVMAGAAYSNLTGKRYPNRPS; translated from the coding sequence TTGCAGCGCTACGCTTTTTATTTAGGTGGCGACCAGCCTCCAGTGGCTATGGTGGAGCGAGTGCGCTCTGGTTTTGGGGTTTTTATTGGGCTGATGTTGGTGCTTACTACCGCCAAGTATCTTGGAGAACTTGGGGGTATTGATGAATGGCTAATGGCTTCATTGGGGGCTAGCGCCTTATTGGTCTTTGTCTTGCCAGGCAGTCCAATGGCTCAGCCCTGGGCCGTCATCGCCGGTAATACCTTGTCGGCCTTAGTTGGCATTTGCATTGCCCATCTAGTGGGGGAGCCTCTGATAGCTATGCCTTTAGCGGCTAGCCTTTCTATTTTGGGAATGTTTTTTCTTAGGTGTTTGCATCCTCCAGCAGCCGCAGTGTCTTTAATTGTGGTGCTGGGCCATGTTTTGCACTTCCGCTATGCTTTTTTCCCGGTAATGGTCGATTCGATTCTGTTGGTGATGGCCGGAGCGGCTTACAGCAATCTCACTGGTAAGCGCTATCCCAATAGGCCCAGCTAA
- a CDS encoding mannose-1-phosphate guanylyltransferase/mannose-6-phosphate isomerase, with amino-acid sequence MALVIPVILCGGSGTRLWPLSRSGFPKQFLVLSGDGSSQSLFQQAVERINSVGNDSNSKIRLGDTLVVTNEDHRFLVLDQLREMQLIKAKLILEPIGRNTAPALSMAALCAQQLSNGEDPILIITPADQTIKNQKAFTKALQDSIQSVEASPNSIAILGITPTAPETGYGYIQRADSKDLNNAYEVKRFVEKPDSKTAQAYLAEGSYLWNSGMFVLKASTWLAALAEFRPDISEASHKAWQAKSEDASGGVGFIRPGKEEFKAIPSESIDYAVIEKCPQSQFPIKMVELDAGWNDLGAWEAVWQVGRQDQDGNVTSGDTLITNSKNSLVHASSRLVSVVGIENLVIVETADAVLIADRKNSQDVKNIVTQLEAQGREEKNLHRKVARPWGWYDSVDEGERFKVKRIQVKPGASLSLQMHHHRAEHWIVVKGTAEITNGDQVITLTENQSTYIPQGQTHRLANPGNEPLEIIEVQSGSYLGEDDIVRFEDTYGRN; translated from the coding sequence ATGGCTTTAGTTATCCCAGTCATCCTTTGCGGTGGGTCAGGCACCAGACTTTGGCCTTTATCGCGCTCGGGGTTCCCTAAGCAGTTTTTAGTTTTATCGGGCGATGGTTCTTCTCAGAGCTTATTTCAGCAAGCAGTAGAGCGAATTAATTCTGTTGGCAATGACAGCAACAGCAAGATCAGATTAGGTGACACCCTAGTCGTCACCAACGAAGATCATCGATTCTTAGTTTTGGATCAATTGCGCGAAATGCAATTGATCAAAGCTAAATTGATACTAGAGCCCATTGGAAGAAATACGGCGCCTGCTTTAAGTATGGCGGCACTCTGTGCGCAGCAATTATCAAATGGTGAAGATCCCATCTTGATCATTACGCCCGCAGATCAAACCATTAAAAATCAAAAGGCTTTTACGAAAGCACTGCAAGATTCCATCCAGTCTGTGGAAGCTTCACCAAACTCGATTGCAATTTTGGGCATTACTCCAACTGCGCCAGAAACGGGTTATGGCTATATTCAGCGTGCAGATAGCAAAGACTTAAATAATGCTTACGAGGTGAAGAGATTCGTGGAGAAGCCCGATAGCAAGACTGCACAGGCCTATCTAGCCGAAGGCTCCTATCTTTGGAATAGCGGTATGTTTGTTTTGAAGGCGAGCACTTGGCTAGCCGCTTTAGCAGAATTTAGGCCTGACATTAGTGAGGCATCACATAAGGCTTGGCAGGCAAAATCAGAAGATGCTTCCGGTGGCGTAGGATTCATTCGTCCTGGCAAAGAAGAATTTAAAGCTATTCCAAGTGAGTCTATTGACTATGCCGTGATTGAAAAATGCCCACAATCGCAATTTCCGATCAAAATGGTTGAGCTAGATGCCGGCTGGAATGATCTAGGTGCATGGGAGGCAGTCTGGCAAGTGGGTCGGCAAGATCAAGATGGCAATGTGACTAGCGGTGATACTTTAATCACGAATTCTAAAAACTCATTAGTGCACGCTAGCAGTAGATTGGTCAGTGTTGTTGGTATAGAAAATCTAGTGATTGTTGAAACAGCTGATGCAGTATTAATTGCTGATAGAAAAAATAGCCAAGACGTTAAAAATATTGTGACGCAATTAGAGGCTCAGGGTAGAGAAGAAAAGAATCTACACCGTAAAGTGGCAAGACCATGGGGCTGGTATGACAGTGTGGATGAAGGTGAGCGCTTTAAGGTAAAGCGTATTCAGGTAAAGCCAGGAGCCAGCCTGTCATTGCAAATGCATCACCACCGAGCTGAGCATTGGATTGTGGTGAAGGGTACAGCGGAGATTACCAATGGCGATCAAGTCATTACGCTGACTGAAAATCAAAGTACTTACATTCCTCAGGGGCAAACACATAGATTGGCCAACCCTGGAAATGAACCTTTAGAAATCATTGAGGTTCAATCGGGCAGCTATCTTGGCGAAGATGACATCGTGCGCTTTGAGGATACCTACGGGCGCAATTAA
- the gmd gene encoding GDP-mannose 4,6-dehydratase — MGASQKVALITGITGQDGSYLAEFLLEKGYIVHGIKRRASSFNTERIDHIYQDPHINHPDLILHYGDLTDTSNLVRIIQECQPDEIYNLGAQSHVAVSFESPEYTADVDAMGPLRMLEAIRILGLEKKTRFYQASTSELYGLVQEIPQKETTPFYPRSPYAVAKMYAYWITVNYREAYGIYACNGILFNHESKRRGETFVTRKVTRGLANIAQGLEKCLYMGNIDALRDWGHAKDYVRMQWLMLQQDKPEDFVIATGVQFTVREFITRSAKQLGITLKFEGKAENEKAIVASIEGDKAPALKVGDVIVQIDPRYYRPTEVETLLGDPTKAKTKLGWVPEITLDQMIVEMVANDLDQAKQHALLSKHGYSVAVGKEN, encoded by the coding sequence ATGGGCGCATCACAAAAAGTAGCCTTAATCACGGGTATTACAGGCCAAGACGGTTCTTATCTTGCAGAGTTCCTATTGGAAAAAGGCTACATTGTTCACGGCATTAAGCGTCGTGCCTCTTCTTTTAATACCGAGCGTATCGATCATATCTATCAAGATCCACACATCAATCATCCGGATTTGATTTTGCATTACGGTGATTTGACTGACACCAGTAACTTGGTGCGCATCATTCAGGAGTGTCAGCCTGATGAGATTTATAACTTGGGCGCTCAATCACATGTTGCCGTTTCTTTTGAGTCCCCTGAATACACCGCTGATGTGGATGCCATGGGCCCACTCAGAATGCTTGAGGCTATCCGCATTCTTGGTCTAGAAAAGAAAACCCGTTTTTATCAGGCCTCTACTTCCGAGCTCTACGGCTTAGTACAAGAAATCCCGCAAAAAGAAACAACACCCTTTTATCCTAGAAGTCCATATGCAGTTGCCAAGATGTATGCCTACTGGATTACAGTGAACTATCGTGAGGCATATGGCATATATGCGTGTAACGGCATCTTGTTTAATCATGAGTCTAAGCGCCGTGGTGAAACCTTTGTGACTCGTAAGGTAACCCGCGGTCTTGCCAATATTGCCCAGGGCCTTGAGAAATGCTTATACATGGGTAATATCGATGCCCTGCGTGACTGGGGCCATGCTAAAGACTATGTGCGCATGCAATGGCTAATGCTTCAACAAGATAAGCCAGAAGACTTTGTGATTGCTACTGGAGTGCAGTTCACTGTGCGTGAATTTATTACCCGTAGCGCTAAACAGTTGGGTATTACTCTCAAGTTCGAGGGCAAAGCTGAGAATGAGAAGGCGATTGTCGCTAGCATTGAAGGTGATAAAGCCCCAGCCTTAAAAGTGGGTGATGTCATTGTTCAAATTGATCCGCGTTACTACCGTCCTACCGAAGTAGAAACACTCTTAGGCGATCCTACTAAGGCAAAAACAAAACTCGGTTGGGTGCCAGAAATTACCCTCGATCAAATGATCGTAGAAATGGTTGCCAATGATTTGGATCAAGCTAAGCAACATGCCCTACTAAGTAAGCATGGTTACTCGGTTGCAGTTGGTAAAGAGAATTAA
- a CDS encoding GDP-L-fucose synthase, translated as MPTDLKQKIYVAGHRGMVGSAIVRNLQAKGYTNIVTRTHAELDLTNQAAVQAFFEEEKPDQVYLAAAKVGGIHANNTFPAEFIYQNLMMEANVIHQAFVSGVKRLLFLGSSCIYPKLAPQPMSEDALLTGKLEPTNEPYAIAKIAGIKMCESYNRQYGDSHGIDYRSVMPTNLYGPGDNYHPENSHVIPALIRRFHEAKAGNAPEVVIWGTGTPRREFLYVDDMAAASVFVMNLDKSTYDQHTEPMQSHINVGFGSDITIAELATAVAKATGYQGKISFDPSKPDGAPRKWMDSSRLRNLGWIPLVDLESGLSEAYRAMQANEKALN; from the coding sequence ATGCCAACAGATTTAAAGCAAAAGATTTATGTAGCTGGTCATCGAGGTATGGTCGGCTCGGCAATTGTGCGTAATCTGCAAGCTAAGGGCTATACCAATATAGTCACCAGAACACATGCTGAACTTGATTTAACTAATCAAGCTGCTGTACAAGCATTCTTTGAGGAAGAGAAGCCCGATCAAGTGTATTTAGCTGCCGCGAAGGTTGGTGGTATTCATGCGAACAATACCTTTCCCGCAGAATTTATTTATCAAAACCTCATGATGGAGGCAAATGTTATCCATCAAGCCTTTGTCAGCGGTGTAAAAAGGCTGCTTTTCTTGGGTTCAAGTTGTATCTATCCTAAATTAGCACCGCAACCGATGAGTGAAGACGCTCTTCTCACTGGTAAGTTAGAGCCAACGAATGAGCCCTATGCCATTGCCAAAATTGCTGGTATTAAGATGTGCGAGAGTTACAACCGTCAATATGGTGATAGCCATGGAATTGATTACCGCTCAGTAATGCCGACCAATCTCTATGGACCGGGTGATAACTATCACCCAGAGAACAGTCATGTGATTCCAGCTTTAATTAGAAGATTTCATGAAGCTAAAGCAGGTAACGCTCCTGAGGTTGTAATCTGGGGAACTGGAACCCCAAGACGCGAGTTTCTCTATGTGGATGACATGGCTGCCGCCTCTGTCTTTGTGATGAATTTAGATAAATCCACCTATGACCAACATACTGAGCCTATGCAGAGTCATATTAACGTAGGATTTGGTAGTGATATCACTATTGCTGAGTTAGCAACTGCTGTAGCTAAAGCAACGGGATATCAAGGCAAGATCAGCTTTGATCCAAGTAAGCCTGATGGGGCACCACGAAAGTGGATGGACTCCTCTAGGTTGAGGAATCTTGGATGGATTCCATTAGTAGATCTAGAGAGCGGCCTATCTGAGGCTTATAGAGCAATGCAAGCTAACGAGAAAGCACTGAATTAG
- a CDS encoding glycosyltransferase family 10 domain-containing protein, with product MLLLSQLMHSLRKSRQKRILSIENAEKELREAIFQREYEGTFSPENKTKVYIHQTGFKFQFTRFYQSSINKEFDFFLVNEAKDAEVVVFINAIENGIARPEQKIILFYHEPEAYKHLYQSTIADELLSLHKMVIISQIDNINKLIKSESGADVSDRITHLRTIPHVHFHHMASAEELNTIKPGRKKLICSVVSGFNGVPGYEDRRRFLEGVSKSTPQFDIFGRYSKSIQSLPTYRGYAASKYKTLSQYRYNLAIENSVEDWYISEKIFDSLLCGCMPIYYGSEKIFDLLPSEWFHFLPDLSPKSIKLANNLVHTDSYLGVAENREKIAKEIDEKFSFYQKLENVVRNHAYFKISAS from the coding sequence ATGCTGCTTTTATCCCAATTAATGCATAGCCTCAGGAAATCTAGGCAGAAGCGCATTCTGAGTATTGAGAACGCGGAAAAAGAGCTTCGAGAAGCAATTTTTCAAAGAGAGTACGAAGGCACCTTTTCTCCAGAAAATAAAACCAAGGTTTATATCCATCAAACTGGGTTTAAATTTCAATTTACCCGTTTTTATCAATCATCCATAAATAAAGAATTTGATTTCTTTCTGGTAAATGAAGCCAAGGATGCAGAGGTAGTTGTCTTTATTAATGCAATTGAAAATGGTATAGCGCGACCAGAGCAAAAGATCATTCTTTTTTATCATGAGCCCGAAGCATACAAACACCTATATCAATCTACCATAGCGGATGAACTTCTATCGCTTCACAAGATGGTGATCATCAGTCAAATTGACAATATCAACAAATTAATCAAGAGCGAGTCAGGTGCCGATGTCTCCGATCGCATCACACACCTACGAACCATACCTCATGTTCATTTTCATCATATGGCATCAGCCGAAGAGCTGAACACCATTAAACCCGGTAGAAAAAAACTCATTTGCTCGGTGGTCTCAGGATTTAATGGAGTGCCAGGCTATGAAGATAGAAGAAGATTTTTAGAGGGGGTTTCCAAGTCGACTCCCCAGTTTGATATCTTCGGTCGATATAGCAAGTCAATACAAAGTCTCCCGACTTACCGAGGCTATGCAGCTAGCAAATACAAAACCCTTTCACAATACCGCTACAACCTAGCAATTGAAAACTCTGTCGAAGATTGGTACATATCCGAAAAAATATTTGACTCATTACTATGTGGGTGTATGCCAATTTATTATGGCAGTGAAAAAATATTTGACTTACTTCCAAGTGAATGGTTTCACTTTCTTCCAGATCTAAGCCCAAAAAGTATTAAGCTGGCAAATAATCTAGTGCATACCGACTCATATCTTGGCGTCGCAGAAAATCGCGAGAAAATTGCAAAGGAAATTGATGAGAAATTTTCTTTTTATCAAAAACTAGAGAACGTTGTAAGAAATCATGCTTATTTTAAGATTTCAGCGTCATGA
- a CDS encoding glycosyltransferase family 2 protein — MNYSIVITTFDKRFEAFFKPLLLSIKQLRPNVEVIVMVNGPAKAEFDPAFRSSVLELMASTQSVYPTMFPSFQSLAKLWNRGVLTSSNDRVLILNDDLGIDPHVENSFFDQFEAVLNSVPNKTFTINGSFSHFVVSKEELTKVGFFDERLLGLGEEDGDFYWRYHETFDNEIPSFDIGNIDNVHSDITDGGYTKGIRTASKFNREFIKTKKYQDIWFGGYKGMFDKRVKKILPDEIQYPYENFYQANKDLL, encoded by the coding sequence ATGAATTATTCCATTGTAATTACTACGTTTGATAAACGGTTTGAGGCTTTTTTTAAGCCATTGCTGCTGTCAATCAAGCAACTAAGGCCTAATGTTGAAGTAATAGTGATGGTTAATGGGCCGGCAAAGGCTGAATTTGATCCTGCGTTCCGTTCTTCCGTGTTGGAGTTAATGGCTTCAACCCAATCGGTATATCCAACCATGTTTCCTAGCTTTCAATCCTTGGCTAAATTGTGGAATCGAGGCGTGCTAACGAGTTCAAATGATCGAGTTTTGATTCTGAATGATGATTTGGGTATTGATCCTCATGTAGAAAATTCATTCTTCGACCAATTTGAGGCCGTGTTGAACAGTGTTCCCAATAAAACATTCACAATTAATGGCAGTTTTTCTCACTTTGTGGTGTCAAAAGAGGAGCTTACAAAAGTTGGGTTTTTTGATGAGCGCTTATTGGGGCTCGGTGAAGAGGATGGAGATTTTTACTGGCGATACCATGAAACTTTTGATAATGAAATTCCATCATTTGATATTGGAAATATTGACAACGTCCATTCTGATATTACCGATGGTGGATATACGAAGGGCATTAGAACAGCGTCTAAATTTAATCGCGAGTTTATTAAAACGAAGAAGTATCAAGATATTTGGTTTGGTGGCTATAAAGGTATGTTTGATAAGCGAGTCAAGAAAATTCTGCCTGATGAAATTCAATACCCCTATGAAAATTTTTACCAAGCCAATAAAGATTTACTTTAA
- a CDS encoding O-antigen ligase family protein, with the protein MLYSVWILPEIAAWRNTSLVIGAALGLYVSYQYRFLLLNKVALPIWLVGMLFIWASFHLLFLSQNPVVQLIEFKGIWKRALLAVIFALGLGLSIANNTERIKKWAWLLIYLGLLMPTLIYLLKWTLTYYGQSIFGLESVPLFLKVYPGSQLFYVPKTDYVVFCLPTLAVALGQILTLLQEKRINWAQLFIYGASIAAVSFVFYGQNIKNGFVYEALLFILFLLMMAVLIKKHWTPIKVGIIALILIGVGFVGYKHIQQNDSWASFAADSKIAVQLDRYQEWKFNGEKGYPLNELGKPVSATNYERIAWGLVGIKLFQENLLGYGLIENSFGPLVNKKWPEASVHLTHAHSGWLDLALGLGLPGIALVLVALILALQLARDSTAPWKNLGRWVLLSTLLLWCTTEVSNNGNFDPLLFWIVLTASLALRVNHKSN; encoded by the coding sequence ATGCTCTACTCAGTCTGGATCTTGCCCGAGATCGCCGCCTGGAGAAATACATCCCTAGTAATTGGTGCGGCCCTAGGTTTGTATGTGAGCTATCAATATCGATTCCTATTACTTAACAAAGTGGCTCTACCGATTTGGCTTGTCGGAATGCTTTTTATATGGGCAAGCTTTCATTTACTTTTTCTGTCTCAAAATCCAGTTGTGCAGTTGATCGAATTCAAGGGTATCTGGAAAAGAGCATTGCTCGCTGTCATTTTTGCGTTGGGTCTGGGGCTATCGATCGCAAACAATACCGAGAGAATAAAAAAATGGGCATGGCTGTTGATCTATTTAGGTCTATTGATGCCCACCTTGATCTATTTGTTGAAATGGACTCTCACCTATTATGGCCAAAGCATCTTTGGACTTGAATCAGTTCCCCTCTTTCTAAAGGTCTATCCAGGTTCCCAGCTCTTTTACGTGCCAAAAACAGATTATGTGGTTTTTTGCTTACCCACCCTTGCAGTTGCTTTGGGGCAAATACTCACTTTATTGCAAGAAAAGCGGATTAACTGGGCTCAGTTATTTATCTATGGCGCCTCTATTGCCGCGGTATCTTTTGTCTTTTATGGCCAAAATATAAAAAATGGATTTGTTTACGAGGCACTACTTTTCATACTTTTTTTATTGATGATGGCGGTCTTGATCAAGAAACACTGGACTCCAATCAAGGTGGGAATTATTGCTCTTATACTTATTGGAGTGGGTTTTGTGGGGTACAAGCATATTCAACAAAATGATTCTTGGGCTAGCTTTGCTGCAGACTCCAAAATTGCAGTTCAACTAGATCGTTACCAAGAATGGAAATTTAATGGAGAAAAGGGCTACCCACTCAATGAGCTAGGTAAGCCTGTGTCTGCAACCAATTATGAGAGGATTGCCTGGGGATTGGTAGGTATAAAACTTTTTCAAGAAAATCTCTTGGGGTATGGGCTGATTGAAAATTCTTTTGGGCCATTGGTAAATAAAAAATGGCCAGAAGCAAGTGTGCACTTAACTCATGCCCACAGCGGCTGGTTGGATCTAGCTCTTGGATTAGGATTGCCTGGCATCGCATTAGTTCTGGTTGCTTTGATTTTGGCGCTACAACTGGCTCGTGATTCAACCGCGCCATGGAAAAATCTTGGAAGATGGGTGCTTTTATCGACACTCTTGCTATGGTGTACTACCGAAGTATCAAATAATGGAAACTTTGACCCACTCCTTTTTTGGATCGTATTAACTGCTAGCCTAGCTTTAAGGGTTAACCATAAATCCAATTAA
- the pseB gene encoding UDP-N-acetylglucosamine 4,6-dehydratase (inverting) — MFENKSILITGGTGSFGHAFVAMTLEKFKPKKLIIFSRDEMKQWEMAKIYGADPRIRFFIGDVRDKERLHRALHGIDFVVHAAATKIVPTAEYNPFECVKTNINGAMNLIDACIDQGIKKVVALSTDKASSPINLYGATKLASDKLFVAGNSYAGGQETRFSVVRYGNVMGSRGSVIPFFMSQADSGRLPITDTRMTRFMISLEQGVELVWHAFQDMVGGEVYVKKIPSMNIVDIAKAVAPNAEHEIIGIRPGEKLHEQMISPEDSYHTYEHPEYFKILPAIHQWSSDPLRIKNGVKVVEGFSYDSLSNQQKMSVLELQGWIESHRAKIGAI, encoded by the coding sequence ATGTTTGAAAATAAAAGTATTTTAATTACTGGCGGCACTGGTTCTTTCGGGCATGCATTTGTTGCCATGACGTTGGAAAAATTTAAGCCAAAAAAATTGATCATTTTTTCCCGCGATGAAATGAAACAGTGGGAAATGGCTAAAATTTATGGGGCTGATCCACGTATTCGTTTCTTTATTGGTGATGTCAGGGATAAAGAGAGATTGCACAGAGCTCTGCATGGCATCGATTTTGTGGTGCATGCAGCCGCGACTAAAATTGTTCCTACTGCTGAATACAATCCTTTCGAGTGTGTCAAGACTAATATTAATGGCGCCATGAATTTGATTGATGCTTGCATAGACCAAGGTATTAAGAAAGTTGTTGCTTTATCAACGGATAAGGCCAGCAGCCCAATTAATTTATATGGCGCTACAAAGTTGGCGTCCGATAAACTATTTGTCGCTGGAAATTCTTATGCTGGTGGTCAAGAGACTAGATTTTCTGTTGTTCGCTATGGAAATGTAATGGGGTCTCGTGGATCCGTTATTCCTTTCTTTATGTCTCAAGCAGATTCAGGAAGGCTTCCAATTACTGATACGCGTATGACGCGTTTTATGATTAGTTTAGAGCAGGGAGTAGAGTTGGTTTGGCACGCTTTTCAGGATATGGTTGGTGGCGAGGTTTATGTAAAAAAGATCCCCTCGATGAATATTGTGGATATTGCGAAGGCTGTCGCTCCTAATGCCGAACACGAAATTATTGGCATTCGACCAGGGGAAAAGCTCCATGAGCAGATGATTAGCCCAGAGGATTCCTATCATACTTATGAGCATCCTGAATATTTTAAAATTTTGCCCGCCATCCATCAGTGGAGTTCTGACCCACTGCGCATTAAAAATGGAGTGAAGGTAGTAGAAGGCTTTAGTTATGACTCCTTGAGTAATCAACAAAAGATGAGTGTGTTAGAGCTTCAGGGTTGGATAGAAAGTCACCGTGCAAAAATTGGGGCAATTTAG
- the pseC gene encoding UDP-4-amino-4,6-dideoxy-N-acetyl-beta-L-altrosamine transaminase, with the protein MRNIPYGRQDISAGDIDAVINVLRSDWLTQGPVVPQFENAITEYCGANFAIAVNSATSALHIGCLSLGLGPGDWLWTSPISFVASANCGLYCGARVDFIDIDPLTYNVSMGALEEKLRIAKKNGALPKVVVPVHFAGQSCDMRRVRQLADEYNFKIIEDASHAIGARYQNEPVGNCRYSDITVFSFHPVKIITTGEGGVAVTNDAKLASRMQILRSHGITRNSSAMLSQNVGPWYYEQIELGFNYRMTDIQAALGLSQLHRLDKFVDARQSIAKKYNIALASLPVTIPWQDPDSYSSFHLYVIRLKTDAIKKTRLEVFESMRALGVGVNVHYIPIYHQPFFKNRHGFDIGYCPNAEAYYREAISLPMYPSLVDADFDYVVASLRQALGIKYQS; encoded by the coding sequence GTGAGAAATATCCCATATGGCCGACAAGATATCTCAGCTGGGGATATTGACGCTGTTATTAATGTCTTAAGATCTGATTGGCTTACCCAAGGGCCAGTTGTTCCGCAGTTTGAAAATGCTATTACAGAGTACTGTGGCGCCAATTTTGCCATAGCTGTAAATAGTGCAACATCCGCCCTTCATATCGGCTGCTTATCTCTGGGATTGGGGCCTGGTGATTGGCTTTGGACATCTCCGATATCATTTGTCGCCTCGGCTAATTGCGGTTTGTATTGTGGCGCGCGAGTTGATTTTATTGATATCGATCCTCTTACATACAACGTCTCTATGGGCGCCTTGGAAGAAAAACTTCGTATAGCAAAAAAGAATGGCGCCTTACCCAAGGTGGTTGTACCCGTGCATTTTGCAGGTCAATCTTGCGATATGAGAAGAGTGCGGCAGTTGGCCGATGAATACAACTTTAAAATTATCGAGGATGCATCACATGCCATTGGTGCAAGATACCAAAATGAACCAGTAGGAAATTGTCGATATTCCGATATTACCGTTTTTAGTTTTCATCCAGTCAAAATTATTACTACAGGTGAGGGTGGGGTTGCCGTTACAAATGATGCGAAGTTGGCAAGTCGCATGCAAATACTTAGAAGCCATGGAATTACCCGAAATTCAAGCGCAATGCTGAGTCAAAATGTTGGCCCTTGGTACTATGAGCAAATTGAGCTTGGCTTTAATTACAGGATGACAGATATTCAAGCGGCCTTGGGATTAAGTCAGCTACATAGACTGGATAAATTTGTTGATGCTCGGCAAAGTATCGCTAAAAAATATAATATTGCTTTAGCTTCTTTGCCGGTGACTATCCCCTGGCAAGATCCAGATAGTTATTCCAGTTTTCATCTTTATGTAATTCGATTAAAGACGGATGCGATTAAAAAGACTAGGCTTGAAGTTTTTGAGAGTATGCGTGCCCTGGGTGTCGGGGTAAATGTCCACTATATTCCAATCTACCATCAACCTTTTTTCAAGAATCGTCATGGATTTGATATTGGTTACTGCCCTAATGCGGAGGCGTATTACAGGGAGGCAATCTCTTTGCCTATGTACCCTTCATTAGTGGATGCTGACTTTGATTATGTGGTTGCCTCACTCCGTCAAGCTTTAGGGATTAAATATCAGTCATGA
- a CDS encoding cytidylyltransferase domain-containing protein, with translation MTHQSLGKILVLIPAKAGSVRLPRKNIRKFLGVSLLGRAIKRAQNLSFIDRICVSTEDDEVADEARKFNVDIPFMRPEVLSKDPAGVVEVALHALEWFELHGEDFDTLIILLPTSPFCKSSHIEGAVDVYLKTGAKFLMSVSREVHSPFSSLILDDGWLTPLHPEYLNQTGSRSNALVPLLARCNGAITICNVEEFKKTKNYYSYPLAAYEMPLERSIDIDTELEFQFAEFLAERNPSLAD, from the coding sequence ATGACGCATCAATCGCTCGGTAAAATTTTGGTGCTGATTCCTGCAAAGGCTGGTTCGGTACGCTTGCCTCGTAAGAATATTCGAAAGTTTTTAGGGGTTAGCCTTCTTGGGCGCGCGATTAAGCGAGCTCAAAATCTTTCTTTTATTGATCGAATATGTGTCAGCACCGAGGATGATGAGGTGGCCGATGAGGCACGGAAGTTCAATGTCGATATTCCTTTTATGCGCCCTGAAGTTTTATCAAAAGATCCTGCGGGTGTAGTTGAGGTGGCTTTGCATGCTCTCGAATGGTTTGAGTTACATGGTGAGGATTTTGATACTCTGATTATTTTGCTACCAACCTCCCCTTTTTGTAAAAGTTCGCATATTGAAGGTGCAGTGGATGTGTATTTAAAAACTGGCGCGAAGTTTCTCATGAGTGTCTCACGCGAAGTGCATTCACCCTTTAGTAGCCTTATTTTAGATGATGGATGGCTAACACCGCTCCATCCAGAATACTTAAATCAAACCGGGTCTCGAAGCAATGCGCTAGTTCCTTTGTTGGCAAGGTGCAATGGCGCAATAACGATCTGCAATGTTGAGGAGTTTAAAAAAACTAAGAATTATTATTCTTATCCTCTGGCGGCCTATGAGATGCCACTAGAGCGCAGTATTGATATTGATACCGAGCTTGAGTTTCAATTTGCTGAGTTCTTGGCAGAGAGGAATCCAAGTCTTGCCGACTAA